Proteins co-encoded in one Klebsiella michiganensis genomic window:
- the hypA gene encoding hydrogenase nickel incorporation protein (plays a role in hydrogenase nickel cofactor insertion), giving the protein MHEITLCQRAVELIENHARQNNARRVTGVWLEVGAFSCVETSALEFCFDLVCRGTLAEGCELHIHQQEAECWCHDCQQFVTLLTQRVKCCPNCNGSSLRIVADDGMQIKRLEIDQEIAHV; this is encoded by the coding sequence ATGCACGAAATCACTCTTTGCCAGCGCGCAGTCGAACTTATCGAAAACCACGCCCGCCAGAATAATGCCCGTCGAGTGACCGGCGTCTGGCTGGAGGTCGGTGCCTTCTCGTGCGTGGAAACCAGCGCCCTGGAGTTTTGTTTTGATCTGGTTTGCCGCGGCACGCTGGCGGAAGGCTGCGAGCTGCATATCCACCAGCAGGAAGCCGAATGCTGGTGCCATGACTGCCAGCAGTTCGTCACCTTGCTGACCCAGCGCGTGAAGTGCTGCCCCAACTGCAACGGCAGCAGCCTGCGCATCGTGGCGGATGACGGCATGCAGATTAAGCGTCTGGAAATCGATCAGGAGATAGCTCATGTGTAG
- a CDS encoding hydrogenase nickel incorporation protein HypB (GTP hydrolase involved in nickel liganding into hydrogenases), which produces MCSTCGCGEGNLYIEGDERNPHSGFRSAPFAPAARPLQQITGVKFSPTADEQGDLHYGHGAAGTHAPGMTQRKMLEIELNVLDKNNQLAAHNRDRFASQNQLVLNLVSSPGSGKTTLLTETLKRLNAKMPCAVIEGDQQTVNDAARIRETGTPAIQVNTGKGCHLDAQMIRDAMLRLPLERDGVLFIENVGNLVCPASFDLGERHKVAVLSVTEGEDKPLKYPHMFAAASLMLLNKIDLLPYLQFDVSQCIAFAREVNPDIKIMLVSATSGEGMDEWLSWLETERCA; this is translated from the coding sequence ATGTGTAGCACTTGCGGTTGCGGTGAAGGCAACCTGTACATTGAAGGGGACGAACGCAATCCCCACTCAGGCTTTCGCAGCGCCCCGTTTGCCCCGGCGGCACGCCCGCTGCAGCAGATAACCGGCGTCAAATTTTCTCCCACAGCCGACGAACAGGGCGATCTCCATTACGGACACGGCGCGGCGGGCACCCACGCACCGGGGATGACTCAGCGTAAGATGCTGGAGATCGAGCTGAACGTGCTGGATAAAAACAACCAACTCGCCGCCCATAATCGCGACCGCTTCGCCAGCCAGAATCAGCTGGTGCTGAATCTGGTATCCAGCCCCGGCTCAGGCAAAACCACCCTGCTCACCGAAACGCTGAAGCGCCTGAATGCCAAAATGCCGTGCGCGGTTATTGAAGGCGACCAGCAAACGGTGAATGACGCCGCGCGCATCCGCGAAACTGGAACCCCGGCCATTCAGGTAAACACCGGGAAAGGCTGCCACCTCGACGCGCAAATGATCCGCGATGCCATGCTGCGCCTGCCGCTTGAGCGTGACGGCGTGCTGTTTATCGAAAACGTCGGCAACCTGGTTTGCCCGGCGAGTTTTGATTTAGGGGAGCGCCATAAGGTCGCGGTGCTGTCCGTGACGGAAGGTGAAGATAAACCGCTGAAATACCCACATATGTTCGCCGCGGCGTCATTGATGCTGCTGAACAAGATAGACCTGCTGCCCTACCTGCAGTTCGACGTCAGTCAATGCATAGCCTTTGCACGCGAGGTCAATCCGGACATCAAAATTATGCTGGTTTCCGCGACCAGCGGGGAAGGAATGGACGAGTGGCTTAGCTGGCTGGAGACGGAACGATGTGCATAG
- a CDS encoding hydrogenase assembly chaperone (HypC; accessory protein necessary for maturation of the hydrogenase isoforms 1, 2 and 3; forms a complex with HypD, HypE, and HypF proteins, which is the site of ligand biosynthesis and attachment to the iron atom of the NiFe site in the hydrogenase): MCIGIPGQIVERLADGSAKVDVCGVQRDVNLTLVGDAAVGQWVLVHVGFAMSIIDEAEARDTLDALQNMFEVEPDVGALLYGEEHR, from the coding sequence ATGTGCATAGGCATTCCCGGTCAGATAGTCGAGCGGCTGGCCGACGGCAGCGCGAAAGTGGACGTCTGCGGCGTGCAGCGCGACGTGAATTTAACCCTGGTGGGTGACGCCGCCGTGGGGCAATGGGTGCTTGTCCACGTCGGGTTTGCCATGAGCATTATTGACGAAGCCGAAGCGCGCGACACGCTCGATGCCCTGCAAAACATGTTTGAGGTTGAGCCGGACGTCGGCGCCCTACTCTACGGCGAGGAACATCGCTGA
- a CDS encoding hydrogenase isoenzymes formation protein HypD (necessary for the synthesis of all three hydrogenase isoenzymes) codes for MRYVDEYRDPDRVMQLIETLKARASLLDYTAARPLRIMEVCGGHTHAIFKFGLDQLLPENIEFIHGPGCPVCVLPMGRIDSCIEIASHPDVIFCTFGDAMRVPGKNGSLMQAKARGADVRVIYSPMDALTLARQNPDRKVVFFGLGFETTMPATAITLQQAKSQGIDNFYFFCQHITLIPTLRSLLSQPDNGIGAFLAPGHVSMVIGTEAYNFIASEHQRPLVVAGFEPLDLLQGVLMLVEQKIRQHSVVENQYRRVVPEEGNLLAQKAIGEVFTVRGEAEWRGLGVIGDSGVQLTEAYRRFDAEDHFQPKPQQVYDDPKARCGDVLTGRCKPQQCPLFGRGCNPQNAFGALMVSSEGACAAWYQYRSQECEV; via the coding sequence ATGCGCTATGTCGACGAATATCGCGATCCAGACCGCGTGATGCAGCTGATTGAGACGCTGAAAGCGCGCGCCTCGCTGCTGGACTACACGGCAGCCCGCCCGCTGCGCATCATGGAGGTTTGCGGCGGCCATACCCACGCTATTTTTAAATTCGGCCTCGACCAGCTGCTGCCGGAAAACATTGAGTTTATCCACGGCCCAGGCTGCCCGGTTTGCGTGTTGCCGATGGGCAGAATAGACAGCTGCATTGAGATAGCCAGCCACCCGGATGTGATTTTCTGCACCTTTGGGGATGCGATGCGCGTGCCGGGTAAAAATGGCTCGCTGATGCAGGCCAAAGCGCGAGGCGCGGACGTCAGGGTGATTTACTCGCCAATGGACGCGCTGACCCTGGCGCGCCAGAACCCGGATCGCAAAGTGGTGTTCTTTGGCCTCGGCTTTGAAACCACTATGCCCGCCACGGCGATTACCCTTCAGCAGGCAAAATCGCAGGGCATCGATAACTTCTATTTCTTCTGCCAGCACATCACGCTGATCCCAACGCTGCGCAGCCTGCTTTCCCAGCCCGATAACGGCATCGGCGCTTTCCTGGCACCAGGGCACGTCAGCATGGTGATTGGCACCGAAGCCTATAACTTCATCGCCTCTGAGCACCAGCGGCCGCTGGTGGTCGCCGGTTTTGAGCCCCTCGACCTGCTGCAGGGCGTGCTGATGCTGGTGGAGCAAAAAATACGTCAGCACAGCGTGGTGGAAAATCAGTACCGCCGCGTAGTGCCGGAAGAAGGCAATCTGCTGGCACAAAAAGCGATAGGCGAAGTGTTTACGGTGCGCGGCGAAGCGGAATGGCGGGGCCTGGGCGTGATCGGCGATTCCGGCGTGCAGCTCACCGAAGCGTACCGCCGGTTTGACGCCGAAGACCATTTCCAGCCCAAACCCCAGCAGGTTTACGACGACCCCAAAGCCCGCTGCGGCGACGTGCTCACCGGCCGCTGCAAGCCGCAGCAATGCCCGCTGTTCGGCCGCGGCTGCAACCCGCAAAACGCCTTCGGCGCGCTGATGGTCTCCTCTGAAGGAGCCTGCGCGGCGTGGTATCAATACCGTTCTCAGGAGTGTGAAGTATGA
- a CDS encoding carbamoyl dehydratase HypE (hydrogenase isoenzymes formation protein; involved in the formation of the cyanate group of the large subunit of the hydrogenase; catalyzes the formation of thiocyanate from thiocarbamate), translated as MKTVELAHGSGGLAMQQLIASLFMQAFDNPWLAEQEDQARLSLAELTAGGDRLAFSTDSYVIDPLFFPGGDIGKLAVCGTANDVAVSGATPRWLSCGFILEEGLPLETLERVVTSMANAARAANIAIVTGDTKVVPRGAADKLFINTAGIGAIPAGVNWGAAQITAGDLLIVSGTLGDHGATILNLREKLGLDGDLQSDCAVLTPMIAPLLHIPGVKALRDATRGGVNAVLHEFAETSGCGMEISENKLPLTPAVRGVCELLGLDALNFANEGKLVIAASPESAPAVLHALQQHPCGEKAAVIGEVVERKGVRVTGLYGVKRSLDLPHFEPLPRIC; from the coding sequence ATGAAAACCGTTGAGCTGGCCCACGGCAGCGGCGGCCTGGCGATGCAGCAGCTGATCGCCAGCCTGTTTATGCAGGCCTTCGATAACCCGTGGCTGGCGGAGCAGGAAGATCAGGCGCGGCTTTCGCTGGCAGAGCTTACCGCCGGCGGCGACCGGCTGGCATTTTCTACCGACAGCTACGTTATTGACCCACTGTTTTTTCCCGGCGGGGATATCGGCAAGCTGGCCGTGTGCGGTACGGCGAACGACGTCGCGGTGAGCGGCGCTACGCCTCGCTGGCTGTCGTGCGGCTTTATTCTCGAAGAAGGCTTGCCGTTGGAAACCCTTGAACGGGTGGTCACCAGCATGGCGAACGCCGCCCGCGCGGCAAATATCGCCATCGTGACCGGTGACACCAAAGTGGTGCCTCGCGGCGCGGCGGACAAGCTTTTTATCAATACTGCCGGGATCGGCGCTATTCCTGCTGGTGTTAACTGGGGCGCGGCTCAGATTACAGCCGGAGATTTGCTTATCGTCAGCGGCACGCTAGGCGATCACGGCGCAACTATTCTCAACCTGCGCGAGAAGCTTGGCCTGGACGGCGATCTACAGAGCGACTGCGCAGTGCTGACGCCAATGATAGCCCCGCTGCTACACATCCCCGGCGTAAAAGCCCTGCGGGACGCCACGCGCGGAGGCGTGAACGCCGTTCTGCATGAGTTTGCCGAGACCAGCGGGTGCGGGATGGAAATCAGCGAAAACAAGCTGCCGCTGACCCCGGCGGTGCGCGGCGTTTGCGAGCTGCTTGGGCTGGATGCGTTAAATTTTGCTAATGAAGGCAAGCTGGTTATCGCCGCTTCTCCCGAGTCAGCCCCTGCGGTTTTACACGCTTTGCAGCAGCATCCTTGTGGCGAAAAGGCCGCAGTCATAGGCGAGGTTGTGGAGCGAAAAGGCGTGCGCGTAACGGGGCTTTATGGCGTAAAACGCTCGCTCGATCTGCCGCATTTTGAACCCTTACCGCGCATTTGTTGA
- a CDS encoding transcriptional regulator (regulates the expression of formate dehydrogenase H and hydrogenase-3 structural genes), whose product MSYTPMSDLGQQGLFDITRTLLQQPDLNELASSLTQLVKQGALADRVNILLYHPQHQRVSFYGKDKHGKELHYEDEMALANGPVRRMLSRPEALICSQQEFDETWPQMASLDLYAPFGRYCLLPLASEGKIFGGCEFIRNRADAWTEKELNRLYTLAQIVGLVTEQIQTRLNSSHDHQLLCRERDDFRILVAVTNAVLSKLDLDELISEIAREIHYHFAIDSISIVLKSSRKSRLTLYSTHFVDETSPIHDQSDVLEEGTLSERVFKSGEMLLLNLCPGDKLAPYERMLLEMWDNKPQTLCLLPLKFGNNMLGVLKLARCSEQGFTPANLKLLRQIAERIAIAVDNALAYQEINRLKENLVDENLYLTEQINNVDSDFGEIIGRGEAMSIVLKQVEMVAGSDSTVLILGETGTGKELIARAIHNLSERNGRRMVKINCAAMPAGLLESDLFGHERGAFTGANNQRIGRFELADKSSLFLDEVGDMPLELQPKLLRVLQEQEFERLGSNKVQEVDVRLIAATNRNLKEMVADREFRSDLYYRLNVFPITLPPLRERPEDIPLLVKSFTFKIARRLNRNIDSIPAETLRALSRMEWPGNVRELENVIERAVLLTRGSVLHLSLPEMDHRPPVERHFSPSVEAERREDEDEYERILRVLKEANGVVAGPRGAAQRLGLKRTTLLSRMKRLGIDKDAL is encoded by the coding sequence ATGTCATACACGCCGATGAGCGATCTCGGGCAGCAGGGGTTATTTGATATCACCCGCACGCTGCTCCAGCAGCCCGATCTCAACGAACTCGCCAGCAGCCTGACGCAGCTGGTGAAACAGGGCGCGCTGGCCGATCGCGTTAACATCCTGCTTTACCATCCCCAGCATCAGCGGGTGAGCTTCTATGGCAAGGATAAACACGGCAAGGAACTGCACTACGAAGATGAAATGGCGCTGGCCAACGGCCCGGTGCGCCGCATGCTGTCGCGCCCGGAGGCGCTGATTTGCAGCCAGCAGGAGTTTGATGAAACCTGGCCGCAGATGGCGAGCCTTGATTTGTACGCCCCGTTTGGCCGCTACTGCCTGCTGCCGCTGGCCTCCGAAGGCAAAATTTTTGGCGGCTGCGAATTTATCCGCAACCGGGCAGACGCCTGGACTGAAAAAGAGCTAAACCGGCTTTATACCCTGGCGCAAATTGTGGGCCTGGTGACCGAGCAGATCCAGACCCGGCTCAATTCGAGCCACGATCACCAGTTATTGTGCCGGGAGCGCGATGATTTTCGCATTCTGGTGGCCGTCACCAACGCGGTGCTGTCGAAGCTGGACCTGGACGAACTGATAAGCGAGATTGCCCGCGAGATTCACTACCACTTCGCCATTGATTCCATCAGCATAGTGCTGAAAAGCAGCCGCAAGTCGCGACTCACGCTCTATTCCACCCACTTTGTTGATGAAACCTCGCCGATTCACGATCAAAGCGACGTGCTTGAGGAAGGCACACTTTCAGAACGCGTCTTTAAAAGCGGCGAAATGCTGCTGCTCAACCTTTGCCCCGGCGACAAGCTGGCGCCGTATGAGCGGATGCTGCTGGAGATGTGGGACAACAAACCGCAGACGCTTTGCCTGCTGCCGCTGAAGTTTGGCAACAATATGCTGGGCGTGCTGAAGCTGGCCAGGTGCAGCGAACAGGGCTTTACGCCGGCCAACCTCAAGCTGCTGCGCCAGATTGCCGAACGTATCGCCATCGCGGTGGATAACGCCCTCGCCTACCAGGAAATCAACCGTCTGAAAGAGAATCTGGTGGATGAGAACCTCTACCTCACAGAGCAAATTAATAACGTCGACAGCGATTTTGGCGAAATTATCGGGCGCGGCGAGGCGATGTCTATCGTGCTTAAGCAGGTTGAGATGGTGGCAGGCAGCGACAGCACCGTGCTGATCCTCGGCGAGACCGGCACCGGTAAAGAGTTGATTGCCCGGGCCATTCATAACCTGAGCGAGCGCAACGGCCGCCGGATGGTGAAGATCAACTGCGCCGCCATGCCTGCCGGGCTGCTGGAGAGCGATTTATTCGGCCATGAGCGCGGGGCGTTTACCGGGGCAAATAATCAGCGCATTGGCCGCTTTGAGCTGGCAGACAAAAGCTCGCTGTTCCTGGATGAGGTGGGCGATATGCCGCTCGAGCTGCAGCCTAAGCTGTTGCGCGTGCTGCAGGAGCAGGAGTTCGAGCGGCTCGGCAGCAATAAGGTTCAGGAAGTGGATGTGCGCCTGATAGCCGCCACCAACCGCAACCTGAAAGAGATGGTCGCCGACCGGGAGTTCCGCAGCGACCTGTATTACCGGCTGAACGTTTTTCCTATTACTCTGCCGCCGCTGCGCGAACGCCCGGAAGATATCCCGCTGTTGGTAAAATCCTTCACCTTTAAAATCGCCCGCCGCCTGAACCGTAACATCGACAGTATTCCGGCGGAAACGCTGCGCGCCCTGAGCCGCATGGAGTGGCCGGGTAACGTGCGCGAGTTGGAAAACGTGATTGAGCGGGCGGTGCTACTCACCCGGGGCAGCGTGCTGCATCTTTCCCTGCCGGAAATGGATCACCGCCCGCCGGTAGAACGCC